The genomic interval TAACAAATTAGTTCTCTTGACTGAATGGTTGGTTGCCATGATCAACATATTCCAGGTGGCGATCAAGGCTTTTAAGTGTCTTGTAGCGTTTCCCACAACGAGAACACACAAACGGACTCTCTCCATCATGGAAGCGCCAATGGATGCGTAGTTTTTTCCTGTGTTTGAATCGCTTGTCACATTGACTGCAGCTGTACGGTCTCCTGAAGTGTGCTTTCTCGTGTTTGCGGAGGGTTTTACGAAAGACAAAGGCCTTGGGGCAGAGCGAGCAGCAGTGAGGCCTCTTGCCGGTGTGGAAGCGTTTATGCCTCCTTAGAGTTTTCTTGAACATGAAGATTTTATTGCAATAGCTGCAAACGTGGAAACGCTTCGAGTCACTGACAGGTCTCTGAAGTACCTGGACCCTCTGGAGTTTTACCAAGTAACACCCATAGGAAGACCCCTGACTCTCTTCTTGCAAATCAAGAGACCTGCCCAGAGTCGACTCTTCTGATTCACAGAGCTCATTCTGTTCAGCCTTCAGTTCAGCTTCACTTCCCACTGGATTCTCAGCTTCAGCATTTTCTACTGGGTTCTGACAAGCTTGAATCTCCACTAAATGTCTAATTACCTGTTCTTCATTATCATCTTTCAGCATCGGCAGCATCATGTCTTGATCTCCAGTTACAGGCCTGCCGGTATTCTCTAGTTTCAGGTCTTGCGCGAGCACTGTCTGGCCAGGAGTGTTAAACACAACCGAAGCAGTAATAGATTCTGTGAGAATGCAGACTTCTGCTTCTTTTGGCTGCTTTACGTGCATTTTCTGAATCTCTCGAGACATCTGGCTTTCGGGATCATCCACCATTACTGTAGTGTACAGCGCTTTGTCATCTTCAGTGGATAACTGCGTTTCTGTCTGTTCCGACAGTGCTGTTAATAAAGGAAGTGACATCTGCACTGGAAGTGGACTGAGATTATTTGGGGCGGTACACTGGTTTGGGTCAGCTTCTAGCTCTTCAGATTCACTGGATTGCAGGCCCAATAATGGTGGGGACTCATCTGATGTGACTTCCCTGTTCCTCTAAAACATTAAAGAGAGTACAAGTTTAATAACGAAAGACAATCAAACTCTTCTGTGGTGTAAATATCGTGTAAATAAAACGAGCAATAGTTGAGTATTAACATGTAATGTCTGCTGATCAAGTGCTTATATGTTCAGGACACAAAGCAACGAGTACAATAAGAGCAAACTGAACTGCATGCAAGATGATCATGTATAATTCGTCCATGACCTTGATGAAAAAAAGAATGTTTCAGGCTCTGTTGCAATTTCTCAAGCCACCCAAGTAAACCTGACAAGACTGTAGGTGCGTCCCAAATCGCATACGTCTGCACAATTCTATTCCATTTtgaagcttaaaggaatgttctgggttcactTCAAGTTAAGCAGCATTTGTagcaatgttgattaccacaaaaaatgaatttcgactcattcctccttttcttgaaataaaaaagcaaaaacttggttatgaggcacttacaatggaagtgaatggggacaatttttggagggtttaaaaaggcagaaatatgaagcttataattttataaaagcagttgcattaattattcagttaaaccttgtgtattatttcagctgtcaagttgtttaaattgtcatttttacagtcgtttgaggattttaggttttgttgacattacatcatcatggtagcAAAATTGAAActttgctataactttacacactacaacactaaaaccatgttaagaCGCAGATTGTTTATGCCTTGTGATTATACCTTTGAAACACTGAGCATTTtaacaaaaattggcccccattcacatccattttaagtgcctcccTGTTACCttcatttctgctttttttttttttaagaaaaggaggaatgagtccaaataaattgttgtggtaatcaacattatgccacaaatacttccgattgagctaaacttgtattgaacctggaatattcctttaagtagcgcGAGCTGCACTGGGACGTGGGTCTTGAGTGGACTAAAACAGACATTCTTGATTGGACCAGtctttatccacctttttccttcATCCCGTGATGCTTAGCAAGAAATATTGTCAAgttaacacagctgttgttgcagcgtacgtccattcattctttcgttgtGGTGTTGGGACTTTGAGGAGATTGTGTCTGATTTAATGAGGACATACACTGATATGGTGAATGATGTGTTACTGAattataataaactgcaaaaaagtcataaagacaaagcgTGAACCAAACCgttgcgctgtttctcccagatgcatttGAGATTTAATCGAAGCACAAACGTAACATTTCGAGCAcaattattggttgttttagtggagtacctgtgttagtttaGCTTCACATGTGTGTGCTTGTTAttttgtcaccctgcatgttcaaatcagacagacacactaagGAAGAGCTGTGAAATTCTTATACTGGGGTATGTAATTGCTTTTACAAGTTTTCcaatcagatggttatttccttttaaatctgcacgcaagtttaaacatttgttcagtgggtgattgactggtgagaagTGGTACTCTGCAGCTGTCTGGGACACATCAGGATGGCGTTTTAaatctcaaatgtgatgtggtttttgactactatccaatcacaaaacattttgcaccctgtTTACAACTATTTTTAGCACTGATCTTTGCAATTGGATCATCTGAAAtgtgtcttattaccagctgtaaacagggtcttaaaatgactgcagccagagctaagAAATGCTGTAGAACGACTTCcggcggaagtcccacccacattcgtttccccagtgagacccccaggaaaaaggtggataaagaGCAAGGTTGTGCACCAGATGTGTATAAGGCCTCATGTAACATGCCAGTAATACAGAGATTCACACTGTAAAGTGCACCGTTTACATCGGTTTCATGCAGAAGGGCCGCTAAGAAAGCAGTTTTGTGCATAATGTTCTCTCTCGTAAACAAGTGTATACGTCAACATCATTATTTATATCTAAAGGATTTAGTTAATTGATGTCAGTTTTTGTTTTCAActgttactcctggttggaggcttcAGTACATATTTTGTTTATACGAACGTTACATTTCACCTAAGCTTAATGGTGCaaccttaaaatatttagttgtgCGCAAATTGTAAcatagtgcccatttacgccacaactggACTAACTTGTGCACGCCCGGTTCAACTGGTCCCAGGTTCTCTTTCCTGACTTCACAAGGTGAATATATTTCAGAAAGCTAGTGGTCTACCGGAGAAGATGAAGAAATAGTGTTTGCAACAaagttggcaaaaaaaaaaacctatgatttaggttaaaaattacatgactgtataagtgaaaatgtatattttcagtgATGTAACGTGTAACCATTTTCTTTTTAGTTTGTGTCTGATGTCCGATGTTAAATTGTGTGTTCAACGCACATCATTACCTTACTGTTATTAGTCCCAGATGAATAATTCCAGGTACACGTCTCACCTGCAAAAACATGATAATGTGAATGTTACCAACTGCACCAAAACTTTGTGATATCCACCACtgagacagacagatacaaaCAGATAGAGAttgatagacacagacagacagatacacagacagacagacactagacagacagatagatacatagacagacagacagatacatagatagacacagacagacagacacatagacagacagacatacaaacacatagacagatacacagagagacagacagacagatagatacagacagacagatacacaaacagacagacagatacatagtgtgacagacagacagatacatagacaaacagatagatacatagacaaacagatagatacatagacagacaggcaggcagatagatacatagacagaaagatacacacatacacagacagacagatgcacagaaagacagatagacagatgcacagaaagacagatagatacacacacagagagacgaACAGATAcactgacagacagatacactatatggccaaaagtttgtggacaccatatgtgcttgatgaaaatTTTATTTCAAATCCTTAGggatcaatttccccctttgctgtaataacagcttccactcttttgggaaggcttttcactatactgtatgtagtaacatggctgcagggatttgctctcattcagacacaagtgaggtcaggaactgatgttggtcgatggggcctgacttacagttgctgttccagttcaccccaaaagtgatcagtggggttcaggtctgggctttgtgaaggccagtcaatttcttccacgccagacacaggggcattgtcatgctggaacagaaaagggctatccccaaacagttgccacaaatttggaagcacacaaagcccaaaccattacataaagaaacattaagatttttctttactggatttaatggagtacccaaattcgttaattaaaagggggtgtccacaaacttttggccatatagtgtacacagacagagagacagacacacagacagatacacacacacacacacacacacacacacacacacacacacacacacacacacacacacacgaatagatacacagacagacagatagatagatacagacagacagacagacagacagacagatagatagatacatacacagacagacagatcgatacatacacagacagacagacagacagccagacagatagatatacatGGTTTAAGAAAACTCCTTTCGGTTACAGTGAAATACTTGCAGTGTTTCGTGCACATGTTGTGTGTTAAACTCTCTCTGAACACTTCTGTGATTTCAGAAAGAAAAACCTCCAGCAGAGACCCGAACAAAGACTTCATCCGCTCCTGGAAAACGCCCAGTGCTCCCACATCCTCCATCCCCGTCAATAAATTACAACTATTACCAAATACTGGAGTAATAAAAACACTCTTCGTCTCCGCGTTGAGTAGCGTGCGCAGAAAGCGTCTGTTTGAAAGCGCGTGTCCGTCTACTTCTTCTCTTCGTTTTTGGCgggttgcaattttttttttaaaggtgcataccgccacctactgtacaagaGTGTGTAGCACCATGTCACAATTTTGAAATGGTTCTATGATAAGATCTTCTCTGTCACTTTTCCTCGATTGGATACTTCCCAAAACAGCGACTGAATCAGTGCATATTACCACCCTATCTGGTTTAACCTCTTCAACCCTTTGTAACCCTATTATGACTGCCACTAATTCTGCTGTATACACTGATAAATAATCTGAAAGTCTTTTAGCTATGGATATTTTAAATTCAGGGACATATACACCAATTCCCACACTCCCTTGCTTATTTTTTGATCCATCTGTGTAAATTTTAAGGTAGTTCAAATACTTATATCTTACATATAAACTTGCTTTGTTACCCACTTCATTTGTTTGtcattctcttttcttctctaatATATTAATATCTACTTCTGTTGCTGGATAAAGCCATGGTGGAATATTACTAATTGAGGTAGTCCTCGTGAACTCTATAGCCTCCAAGCCATATTCACTAGTTCTTCCTTTCGATGTCCATCCAAATCCACTTCTCTTAAATTTGTCATATTCCCAACaattctgaattgttatttttgtggggTTTTCCTCTCCACATCCTTTTAACCTAATCCAGTATGTAAGTGAtactttttctcttctgagctACAATGGTATTTCACCTGCTTCTATTAGGACAGCATTAATGGGGGTTGACTTTATGGCTCCTATACAGAGCCGTAGAGCTCTATACTGTAATCTGTCTACATTTTGTAGTATTGTCTTAGCTGCTGCTCCATAGACTATACATccataatacatttttgatcTCATAATTGCTCTGTATATATAAATTAGTGACTGCTTATCAGCCCCCCAATCATATCCAGCCACTGCTCTTagtaaatgtattacttttttacatttagattcTATATGTTTAATATGCACTTTCCATGTGAATTTATCATCTAGCCATAGTCCTAAATACTTAAACTCAGACACCCTCTCCATTGGCTTCCCATATAGTGTCAGCTTCTCAACATCAATCTTTTGCTTATTTGTAAATATCATATAACAGGATTTACTCATTGACAGCTTAAACCCCCATTTATATGACCATTTTTCCACTTTCTTTATTGCTTCTCTTAATTTTCCTATTACATATTTCACATTTCTTCCCCTCATCCATATAGCCCCTTCATCTGCATATAATGCAGATTTGATACATCCTTCAAGATCTGAGAAAATGTTAGTGCGTGTCCGTCACGAGGATGGTGTGAATTTTTCCCCACCTGTATTTTGGCAGATCACGCCTCCTCCATTCGGATTGGCTACTAAGAGCTTCTTACAAGTTGTCTGCAATTGGCCAGTTGAGAAGTCGTTCAAATAGCCTTAATAACCATAAACCGAGGGACAtcattatccacctttttcctgaacgcggaagtgttccacaattggactgttttcagtttccggtctccagtgttttcactcgcatcagcgtatattcttagtgggtaatgtAAAGTTTAAGGTATTGatgatacatcatgatggcgccgtggatggccgcctcagtgtggagcgcttctattgttttattgtttttgtttgtttgtcctgtgtttagtaatctttttccaatcagttttaccagagaaaAACTGCAGAACATTcaaccagtcaatcttttcccagattttgaatattcggacgtttcatttgacattttattcagaggcagagctgtgttgtttaaacacactatgagacgcaggcgagggagacgagcaggcgcgctggtcaagctccgtcggcgtggctttcgaacaatgctgccgagcattcatcttgcgaatctccactctctccctaacaaaacggacgaact from Myxocyprinus asiaticus isolate MX2 ecotype Aquarium Trade chromosome 1, UBuf_Myxa_2, whole genome shotgun sequence carries:
- the LOC127441979 gene encoding zinc finger protein 615-like codes for the protein MEDVGALGVFQERMKSLFGSLLEVFLSEITEVFRESLTHNMCTKHCETCTWNYSSGTNNSKRNREVTSDESPPLLGLQSSESEELEADPNQCTAPNNLSPLPVQMSLPLLTALSEQTETQLSTEDDKALYTTVMVDDPESQMSREIQKMHVKQPKEAEVCILTESITASVVFNTPGQTVLAQDLKLENTGRPVTGDQDMMLPMLKDDNEEQVIRHLVEIQACQNPVENAEAENPVGSEAELKAEQNELCESEESTLGRSLDLQEESQGSSYGCYLVKLQRVQVLQRPVSDSKRFHVCSYCNKIFMFKKTLRRHKRFHTGKRPHCCSLCPKAFVFRKTLRKHEKAHFRRPYSCSQCDKRFKHRKKLRIHWRFHDGESPFVCSRCGKRYKTLKSLDRHLEYVDHGNQPFSQEN